Proteins encoded within one genomic window of Lysinibacillus louembei:
- a CDS encoding helix-turn-helix domain-containing protein — protein sequence MHENRLRILMAERRISITKLASEADISRTTLTNIYYERAKGITFETLDKLCIHLECTPNDLLIIKT from the coding sequence ATGCACGAAAACCGACTACGCATATTGATGGCAGAACGCCGTATCAGCATTACGAAATTAGCTAGTGAAGCTGATATTTCAAGAACAACACTCACAAATATTTATTATGAAAGAGCGAAGGGAATTACGTTTGAAACACTTGATAAGCTGTGTATTCACTTGGAATGTACGCCTAATGATTT
- a CDS encoding PD-(D/E)XK nuclease-like domain-containing protein, with the protein MQQPTPTFQLTKDNYHSREANQHYMSVSQFKQAMTCEAAMIAELKGEFTRPHSTALSVGSYLHAAFESDEAFAQYAEENHDSIFKARGGKYADYEKADEMIETIKNDRFCMFALEGEKEVIMTGELFGAQWKIKVDNINHQRGFFTDLKSTQELAKRYWSEKYSNYVSFVQAYDYVLQMYVYREIIYRNTGRYYNPYIVAVTKESPPDKAVLHFDSERFSFESEYIQLLLPSMLEAKAGTKNGHRCEKCAYCRATKQLESSFEIEYLLD; encoded by the coding sequence ATGCAGCAGCCAACGCCAACGTTCCAGCTAACGAAGGATAACTACCATTCGCGAGAAGCAAACCAACATTACATGAGCGTGTCGCAATTTAAGCAGGCTATGACATGTGAGGCAGCCATGATTGCGGAGTTAAAGGGCGAGTTTACTCGTCCTCACTCTACAGCTTTATCGGTAGGTTCATATTTACATGCCGCATTTGAGAGTGACGAAGCTTTCGCTCAATATGCCGAAGAAAATCACGACAGTATTTTTAAAGCGCGTGGTGGCAAATATGCTGATTACGAAAAAGCTGACGAGATGATAGAAACCATCAAAAATGACCGATTTTGCATGTTTGCACTTGAAGGTGAAAAAGAGGTCATTATGACAGGTGAGTTATTTGGCGCACAATGGAAAATTAAAGTCGATAACATCAATCACCAGCGAGGGTTTTTTACGGACCTTAAAAGCACGCAGGAGCTAGCTAAGCGCTATTGGAGCGAGAAGTACAGCAACTATGTGTCATTTGTACAAGCTTACGACTACGTGCTGCAAATGTACGTATATCGCGAAATCATCTACCGAAATACAGGGCGATATTACAACCCTTACATTGTGGCCGTTACAAAAGAATCACCACCCGACAAAGCCGTTTTGCACTTCGATAGCGAGCGTTTTAGCTTTGAGAGTGAATATATCCAGTTGCTCCTTCCGAGCATGTTAGAAGCAAAGGCTGGCACGAAAAATGGACATCGTTGCGAGAAGTGTGCTTATTGTCGAGCGACGAAGCAATTAGAAAGCTCATTCGAAATTGAGTATTTACTAGATTAG